AGAAGAATATAAAAACAATTTGCGTCGCTTTGTAGATGAAGCCCGCAGCAAAGGCATGACCGCTGTGTTGATGACGCCTGTTAGCCGTCGCAAGTTTGATGCGCAGGGCCAACAGGAAGAAACACATCCTGAATACATTGCGTACATACAACAAGTGGCCAAAGAAAAAAATGTGTTGATGTTTGATATGAATACAGCAACCAAAGCATTGTATCAGCAGTTTGGCGAATCACAATCTAAGTGGTTGTTTTTGCAATTGAAACCCGGTGAACATCCGAACTATCCCGAAGGAAAGGAAGACAATACACACTTTAATGAACTTGGTGCCCGATTGGTGGCGCAGCTGGTATTGCAACAAATCAAAGCGCAGCTTCCTGAACTATACAGCAGGACAGTTGATCGGACAAAAAAATGAAACTTCGAAAGTTGGCTGCATCAGCATTGGTTGTTGCCTTCAACTGCAAACGATTGTTACCATGATGAAAAGATTTTGTACAATAATGATGTTGCTGTTTATTGCTGTTGCTGCATTGCAGGCACAAACGGCCAACCCGCAACAATACAAATACATTTTTGCTGTAGCACAAGATGGCTCTGGCGATTACAACACTATTGGTGAGGCCATCAAAGCCATGCGTGGCTATCCGCTGGCACCCATTACATTGTACATTAAAAATGGCGTGTACAAAGAGAAGCTCGAAATTCTGGCTAACAACACAGACATCACCATGATTGGCGAGAGTGTAGAAGGCACCATCATCACTTTCGACGATTACTCTGGCAAGCCTTACGAAAAAGGCAAGCATGGCACTTTTTCATCTTACACAGTGAAAGTGAGTGGCAATCGATTTACTGCTCAAAACATCACGTTTGAAAACAGTTCGGGCAGAGTGGGACAGGCACTGGCATTGTATGTAGATGCCGATCAGGCGCTGTTTATCAACTGTCGGTTTCTGGGCAATCAGGATACCATTTTTACCGGTGGCGAATTGTGCCGTCAGTATTTTTTGAAGTGTGATATTGAAGGCACAACTGATTTTATTTTCGGTCCTGCCACTGCTGTGTTTGATAGTTGCAACATTCGCATCAAAGTAAATTCTTACATCACAGCAGCCAGTACAACCGCTGGCAAACAATTTGGCTATGTATTTCGCTATTGCAACATCACCGCTGATAGCAGTGTCACCAAATTTTATTTGGGCCGACCCTGGCGGGCTCATGCCAAAACCGTGTTTATGTACTGCCAGCTGCCTGCACAGTTGGCTCCCGTGGGTTGGCATAACTGGGATAATCCAGCCAATGAACAGACCACTTTTTACGCAGAATACAAGAATAGCGGTCCGGGTGCAGCCACTGCACAGCGGGTACCTTGGGCAAAGCAACTGAGCAAGAAGCAAGCCCGACAGTACAGCTTGGAAAACATTTTTAGCGGACCACAAATCGGTCGTTTTTCTGCAGGTTCGTTTTTTGAAAATACGCAGTCCATACCTTTCGTATGGCCGGGCAAAACCGGCGGTAAATAATTCAAGATGAAACAAGCTTTTTTCTTCTTCACATTGCTGTGTATGATGACAACCATTCAGGCACAACCACCAGTGGAAATGTTCCTGTATCCCGGAGCTGTACCCAACAGTAAACCAACCGCCATCAAAGAGGGTTCAACATTCAAAGACAATGTGACCCGTATTGAAAAAGTGAGTGTGCCTACGCTTACGGTATATACTCCCAAAGAGCCCAATGGTACAGCAATCATTATTTGTCCTGGTGGTGGCTACAGCATTTTAGCATTTGATAAAGAAGGAACACGTGTAGCAGAAGTAGTAAATAGCTGGGGAGTAACGGCCTTTGTATTGAAGTATCGTTTGCCCAGTGATAGCATGAATATCGACAAGAGTATGGCACCCTTGCAAGATGCACAAAGGGCCGTGCAGTTGGTACGTAGCAAGGCTGCACAATTTCGCATCAACCCCAACAAAATTGGTATCATGGGTTTTTCTGCAGGTGGTCACTTAGCGTCAACTGCGCTGACGCATTTTCACATAAAAGCAGATGCATCCAGTACCGACACCACCAGCGCAAGGCCTGATTTCGGTGTGCTTATTTATCCGGTGATTAGTTTCGATAGCAGCATTACCCACAAGGGTTCCAAAACCAACCTGATTGGTAGCAAACCCGATGAAAAGCAGCTAAAGTTTTTTAGCAATGAGTTGCAGGTAACTCCGCAAACGCCCCCTGTTTTTCTGGTGCATGCCGGCGATGATGCAGGAGTGCCTGTTGAAAACAGTCTTCGCTTTTATCAGGCATGTATTCAAAATAAAGTACTTGCTGAAATGCACCTGTATCCTAAAGGTGGCCATGGCTTTGGTATGTACAACAAAACCACTGAAGACAATTGGATGGACCGGTTAAAAAACTGGTTGACGACTATTAAGATGTAATTGATTTATGAAAAGATGGTTTGGCTATATAGCTGGTTTTTGTTGTGTTGTAATGGCTGTGAAATCCACAGCACAAATACCTGTGGGTGCTGCTGATAAAGGCAATGGCTTTTATCAAAACCCGGTGTTGCATGCCGACTATTCAGACCCTGATGCTATTCGTGTAGGCAATCAGTATTACATGACGGCCAGCAGCTTTACACACATACCCGGCCTGCCGTTGCTGCAATCTTCCGACATGGTGAATTGGAAGTTAGTGGGGCATGCATTGCCACGTTTGCAACCCATAGAACATTACAGCAAAGTGCAGCATGGTGCAGGTGTATGGGCGCCATCCATCCGTTTTCACAAGGGAGAGTTTTACATCTATTTTCCCGATCCGGATTTTGGTATTTATGTCATCAAAGCCCGCAATTTTCAGGGCCCATGGTCTCAGCCGGTGCTGGTAGAAGCCGGCAAAGGTTTGATAGATCCTTGTCCGCTGTGGGATGATGATGGCAAAGTGTATTTAGCCCATGCATTTGCGGGAAGCCGTGCTGGTATCAAATCGGTATTGGTGGTAAAAGAAATGAATGCAGCTGGCACCAAAACTATCGGTAGTGGAGTGATGGTATTTGATGGCCATCCGCAAGACCCAACAGTAGAAGGACCAAAGTTGTACAAACGCAATGGC
The Phnomibacter ginsenosidimutans genome window above contains:
- a CDS encoding rhamnogalacturonan acetylesterase, yielding MMNTRHLYTTFGMLMAALLLWAFQAKRSPIKIFLAGDSTMSIKEQKAYPEAGWGMPFLHFWDSSVTVVNKAKNGRSSRTFIEEGLWQSILQEGKAGDYVFIQFCHNDEVPTKKSYTKPEEYKNNLRRFVDEARSKGMTAVLMTPVSRRKFDAQGQQEETHPEYIAYIQQVAKEKNVLMFDMNTATKALYQQFGESQSKWLFLQLKPGEHPNYPEGKEDNTHFNELGARLVAQLVLQQIKAQLPELYSRTVDRTKK
- a CDS encoding pectinesterase family protein codes for the protein MMKRFCTIMMLLFIAVAALQAQTANPQQYKYIFAVAQDGSGDYNTIGEAIKAMRGYPLAPITLYIKNGVYKEKLEILANNTDITMIGESVEGTIITFDDYSGKPYEKGKHGTFSSYTVKVSGNRFTAQNITFENSSGRVGQALALYVDADQALFINCRFLGNQDTIFTGGELCRQYFLKCDIEGTTDFIFGPATAVFDSCNIRIKVNSYITAASTTAGKQFGYVFRYCNITADSSVTKFYLGRPWRAHAKTVFMYCQLPAQLAPVGWHNWDNPANEQTTFYAEYKNSGPGAATAQRVPWAKQLSKKQARQYSLENIFSGPQIGRFSAGSFFENTQSIPFVWPGKTGGK
- a CDS encoding alpha/beta hydrolase codes for the protein MKQAFFFFTLLCMMTTIQAQPPVEMFLYPGAVPNSKPTAIKEGSTFKDNVTRIEKVSVPTLTVYTPKEPNGTAIIICPGGGYSILAFDKEGTRVAEVVNSWGVTAFVLKYRLPSDSMNIDKSMAPLQDAQRAVQLVRSKAAQFRINPNKIGIMGFSAGGHLASTALTHFHIKADASSTDTTSARPDFGVLIYPVISFDSSITHKGSKTNLIGSKPDEKQLKFFSNELQVTPQTPPVFLVHAGDDAGVPVENSLRFYQACIQNKVLAEMHLYPKGGHGFGMYNKTTEDNWMDRLKNWLTTIKM